The genomic window CTGGGAGCCGGAGGCAACTCGCGCAACTCCTGCGGTCGATGTGAATCATCATGGCATGCAGCTGCCAGCGATCAGCTTTCAGCCCCGTGCAGAATCCAATTTGACGTGTCAAGGAGCAGACAGCTGAAGGCTGAACGCTCATTAATCAAGGAGGACGATAGTGGCAGTTCATCTGAGACTCACGAGAACAGGACGACACAAGCGGCCGCTCTATCGGGTCGTGGCGGCTGATTCGCGCAAGCCTCGGGACGGGCGGTTCCTTGAAATCCTGGGAACCTTTGATCCGCTGAAGGAGCCGGCGGTGCCGGAACTCAAACAGGATCGAGTCCTCACCTGGTTGCGGCAGGGCGCACAACCGACCGTGACGGTGCGGACGCTGCTGCGCCGGTCCGGCCTGTGGAAACAGTTTGAGGGTGAGAAGGCGGCCAAGAAAAAGGGCGCGTGAA from Nitrospiraceae bacterium includes these protein-coding regions:
- the rpsP gene encoding 30S ribosomal protein S16; this encodes MAVHLRLTRTGRHKRPLYRVVAADSRKPRDGRFLEILGTFDPLKEPAVPELKQDRVLTWLRQGAQPTVTVRTLLRRSGLWKQFEGEKAAKKKGA